CCCCTCTTCTACCGCTAAATTCGCATCGTTGAGAAAAAAATTCAGCTCCTCCAGCTTTTGTTTTAGTGCCTCTGCTTTCTCCTCATCAACTGCCTGTTCAGCATTTTCCAGCTCTTCTGTTTTTATTTTGATAATTTGCTTAAGCTGAACCAGCATCAACTCGTTGATCTTCCAACCGTCAAGTTGTTTCTTCCAGCTTTCGCCGCAATCTTCTGAGTGCAATACCACACCATCATGGCCCACGACCCATCCTTTCTGGCTGCTGGGGAAACTGACGGCCGTGAGCGTTACGCTGACAGGCACATCGGACTGAGTCCAAGACTCTCCGTTATCCTTTGAAACGAGAATATGGCCCCGTTCCCCTACAGCCACCAGCCGACCATTGGCTTTTGTCACATCCATCAAAAGGGAAACAGGGGCCTTTGAAGATTTTTTAGCCGGCATAAGTAAGAGATCGTCTCCCCCCCACGCTGAAAATGCCATGCAGAGAAATATCCAAACAGCTAAAAACAGCCACCGTAATAAGGGGTTGAATCGCATTACCATATGCCGGTCTCCCATTAATTAACTCTTTTTTAAATTGTTTTCCGGGCTATCGTCTTCCGAGTTTTCTAATGTTCTGAGGAGTAAAAAAGTCGTCCTCTAGGTTCATTTCCCTAACAGCTGGCGTTACCGCGCCATTGATGACCTGATTCACACAATAAATATCTTTTTCTGAAGAAAAATACATCACCGCACGCTGCTTAATAGCTGGAACATCATAAAAACTTTTAACTGTACAAACAGCATTTCTCCATAGGTTCCCGCGTGTATCGTAGCTATCCGTCCACAGAATTATCCATGTGTCTTCGTCAAGGTACATCACACGTTTACCATAATTGTGCCGAACGCCTTCCTTAAGCGTGGCCTCGACAACCCAAACCCTGTGAAGCTCCCAACGCACGTACTTAGGGTTAAAATGATGCGGCGTTAGGAGATCTTCAACGTCGGCCAAGTCGAACTGGTAAGCGTTATAAATGACAAACATTTCTTTTTTGCCTTTTAACTCCCAGTTAAAACGATCGATTCCTCCATTGAACATGAAGGCATCGTCGTAGTTAGCAATCCCGCCATATGACGGATTGGGCGTATCGTATGCAAGATTCGGAGCTCGCCGTACTCTACGCTGACCTGGCATATACTGCCATGTCGCCTGGTTCCCCGTTTCCGAATAGTTTAAGGGATACTTTGTCAAAATAAATTCCCCTTTTCGTCGGGCGGGTTGTTCATAAACAACCACAAAGTCCAAATTATACCCACCAAAGGTGTCAAGCGTTTTATTTCTGTCATAAAAAACTCTGTTGTATATATATTGCCCGCCCCCTCCCTCACTTTTACTACCATCACCGTATACAAGAAGCGAACTGGAAAGATTTGTCGTATCCCCCCCTTGGTATGCATTCGCATGATTAAATATCGCCTCTTCGCCTCTGGTTGGAATGGGAAATGGAATTCCACCGAAAGCCCCTTTAACGCCCAAACCGTCTTCCGTGAGTTCTCCATTAAGCGCATTTTTATAGGTATTGTCGTATACCCATTGGGGCGCAGCCGCCGTTCGCCGCGTGGGATAAACATTCATCTTGAAACTGTCTGGGTGGTTTTTGAAAAAGGCCTTTTGTCCCTCTGATAACTTATCAGCATATTGTTCCATGTTCTGTGCGGTAATTGTAAAAAGAACCTTGTCATCCGCAAACGGATCCGGGCGAATCGGGGTTGTTTTTGGATCATATTTCACATTTTCCGGAATGGTCGTTAATCCACCTTCCCACTGTGGAATGGTGCCTTCAGCATTTCCCGCTCGCTCAGCACCAAAAGGCGTTAAATCAGTTTTTAATCGTTCCGCCTCATGGGTTGGCACCTTGGCCTGT
This DNA window, taken from Desulfobacterales bacterium, encodes the following:
- a CDS encoding DUF1329 domain-containing protein, whose protein sequence is MLRKLYAIMCMTFLVGFMVSVAMPLQAKVPTHEAERLKTDLTPFGAERAGNAEGTIPQWEGGLTTIPENVKYDPKTTPIRPDPFADDKVLFTITAQNMEQYADKLSEGQKAFFKNHPDSFKMNVYPTRRTAAAPQWVYDNTYKNALNGELTEDGLGVKGAFGGIPFPIPTRGEEAIFNHANAYQGGDTTNLSSSLLVYGDGSKSEGGGGQYIYNRVFYDRNKTLDTFGGYNLDFVVVYEQPARRKGEFILTKYPLNYSETGNQATWQYMPGQRRVRRAPNLAYDTPNPSYGGIANYDDAFMFNGGIDRFNWELKGKKEMFVIYNAYQFDLADVEDLLTPHHFNPKYVRWELHRVWVVEATLKEGVRHNYGKRVMYLDEDTWIILWTDSYDTRGNLWRNAVCTVKSFYDVPAIKQRAVMYFSSEKDIYCVNQVINGAVTPAVREMNLEDDFFTPQNIRKLGRR